Below is a window of Banduia mediterranea DNA.
CTATGCGCCATCGAATACAAGAGAGCGCGGCGATGATCTCACCCGAACTCCAGTACCTCACCGGTTTCGGCAACCAACACGCCACAGAAGCGCTGCCTGGCGCATTGCCGTGTGGACAGAACTCACCACAGCGCTGTCCTTATGGCCTGTACGCGGAACAGTTCAGCGGCACCGCATTCACCGCGCCACGCCGACACAACCGACGTAGCTGGCTGTACCGCATCCGGCCGTCCGTGGTGCAGGGCCGATTCAGGCTCCTGCCACCGACGCCTTGGCTATCGGCGCCGTTGACCGGCGATCCGGTCGACCCCAATCCGATGCGCTGGCACCCGCTGCCGATACCGGAGACCCCCTGCGATTTCATCGATGGCTTGTTCACCTTCGCTGCGAATGGGCGACCGGACGCGCAGACCGGCTGCGCCGTGCATCTCTATGCCTTGAACGCGGACATGCAGTCGCGCTACTTGTACGATGCCGACGCGGAGTTGTTGATCGTCCCGCAAAGCGGTGAGCTGTTGCTGCGGACGGAACTCGGACAACTGCATGTGCCGCCCGGGCACTGCGCGGTGCTGCCACGCGGTATCAAGTTTCAGGTGCGGCGCGCCCAGGCTGCGGGGGGCGCACACGGTTATGTCTGCGAAAACTTCGGGGCGGCCTTCGAGCTTCCGGAACTGGGGCCGATCGGCGCCAACGGCCTTGCCAATCCGCGGGATTTCGAAACCCCCGTAGCCTGCTACGACGATATCTCAGGCAACTTCGAACTGGTCGCCCGCGTCGATGGCCGACTCTGGTCGGCGCCGCTGAATCATTCGCCACTCGATGTGGTGGCCTGGCACGGCAACCACGTGCCCTACCGCTACGATCTCTCACGCTTCAACACCATCAATACGGTCAGTTTCGATCACCCCGATCCGTCGATTTTCACGGTGCTGACGGCGCCGTCCGACACACCCGGTACGGCCAACGTCGATTTCGTGATCTTTCCGCCACGCTGGGTGGTGGCCGAGCACAGCTTCCGACCGCCATGGTTCCACCGCAACGTGATGAGCGAGTTCATGGGGTTGGTTCAGGGGCGCTATGACGCAAAAACCAGCGGCTTCATACCGGGCGGGTCCAGCCTGCACAACTGCATGTCTGCCCACGGGCCGGATGCGGACGCTTTCGAATCGGCGTGCCAGATGCCGCTGGCACCGCAGCACCTCGATGACTCGCTGGCCTTCATGTTCGAAAGCCGCTATCCGTTCCGATGCAGCGAGCAGGCTCGGAACGCGCCCTTTCGCCAGATGAACTATTCGGATGTCTGGCAGGGTCTGCGATCGCAGTTCGATCCCGGCCGGCCCTGAGCGCGTAGGCGATTTCATCCAGGGGTCGGAAGCTTACGTCAGACTTGAGGTACTGCGCGGCCTTGGGCAAGGAGTTGAGCTTCTCGTAAGGGGGCATCATGTCCTCGTAGCGATAGCGCTTGCCTTGCTTGCCCTTGGCATCGGTCACGGTGGTGGCGAAGAACAAGGCCGGTGAAAGTTGACGCGCGGGGCGAAGTGCTGGGGGATGTGGGCGTAGCCGAGCAGCTTGCGCACCACCGCTCTCGGCCAGCGCGTTGTCGTTGCAGGGCTTGGAGTGGCGCAGATTGGCCACGATCAGCTCCTTGTCCGCCTTGGACAAACGCGGGGAGTCGCGAAATGGCGCAAGGTATCTTCGATCAGCCGGTAGCGCTCCGCTTGTGGTGCCGGCTCCGGCGTCACTGAGGTGCTGCCGTGGATAAATCGGCGATCTGCTGGTGGGATGGTACCCCGCACCAAACGACTATTGAAAGTACGGAATCGAAGCGCTGCGGGCTGCTGCGAACCATTGCGAACTCGATCGAAATGCCTGCTGGGGCGCCCTGCGGCCGTGGACGATCAAGCAGGTTTTTCGCTTTGATTGGTGCCCGGAAAGGCTGTTCAACCTCGTCTGCTTTCCCGCGCCAGTTCAATTCCCGGTTTGGGAATCGAACCCGCGTCCGTCAGATCGCCACCTTCCACTCCCGCAACTGGCTAACGGTCTGCGTCAGACCCTGCTTGAGCAGGGTGTCGAGGTACTCGTCCGTCGTCTTGGGCGGGTTCTTCAGCGACCGTCGATGGTTGGCTGCGGCTTCGCAAACGCGTGCCGCGTGCAGATCCAGTAGATCGAAGATGAAGTCATCCGGATGCTGGGCGGCCAGGTTGTAGCGCTTGAGCTGGTCCGGCGGGAAATCCTTCAGGTTGAAGGTCACGATCAGGCTGGCGCCGCCGTGAATGGCGGCGGCCACCACATGCCGATCATCGGCATCCGGCAACTCGACAGACGGAATGAGGTGCTCGAAGCCGGTGACCAGGCTGTCGCGGACGTGGGCGTTCATCAGCGATCGCGTGCGCTCCAGGTCTTCGGCCTTCAGGTCTGGCCGCTGCTTCAGAACATTACGCGTCCACTCGTCGTGGAACATGTCTGTCCAGCGCGCCCGGTACAGATCGGTCAGTGCCAGGCGCATCAGGAAGTCGCGCAGCGGGGCCGGGTAGAGCACGCACGCGTCGTAGATGACGGTGAAGTTCGAACTCATTCATTCGTACCCCATCTTGAGCGCCTGGGCTTGCTCGGCCAGGGCATCGAGGGCCTTGCTGCGCTCCACATCAATCCGCTCCTTGTACGCGATCACGTCCTGGTAGCGGACGCGCCGGTGCGTGCCGATCTTATGGAACGGGATCTCGCCACGCTCCAGCAACTGGACAAGGAACGGTCGCGAGACGTTGAGCACGTCCGCTGCGTCCTGGGTGGTCAGTTCGGCGTGGATCGGGATGATGCTCACCGCGTTGCCCTCGCCGATTTCG
It encodes the following:
- a CDS encoding helix-turn-helix domain-containing protein; translation: MTTLSPTHSLPTAEEVAIARESGRALSAFLQTRAETQQIEIFDDKGAAHPVRVPVSALRLLVDVLTEIGEGNAVSIIPIHAELTTQDAADVLNVSRPFLVQLLERGEIPFHKIGTHRRVRYQDVIAYKERIDVERSKALDALAEQAQALKMGYE
- the hmgA gene encoding homogentisate 1,2-dioxygenase yields the protein MISPELQYLTGFGNQHATEALPGALPCGQNSPQRCPYGLYAEQFSGTAFTAPRRHNRRSWLYRIRPSVVQGRFRLLPPTPWLSAPLTGDPVDPNPMRWHPLPIPETPCDFIDGLFTFAANGRPDAQTGCAVHLYALNADMQSRYLYDADAELLIVPQSGELLLRTELGQLHVPPGHCAVLPRGIKFQVRRAQAAGGAHGYVCENFGAAFELPELGPIGANGLANPRDFETPVACYDDISGNFELVARVDGRLWSAPLNHSPLDVVAWHGNHVPYRYDLSRFNTINTVSFDHPDPSIFTVLTAPSDTPGTANVDFVIFPPRWVVAEHSFRPPWFHRNVMSEFMGLVQGRYDAKTSGFIPGGSSLHNCMSAHGPDADAFESACQMPLAPQHLDDSLAFMFESRYPFRCSEQARNAPFRQMNYSDVWQGLRSQFDPGRP
- a CDS encoding PIN domain-containing protein, which gives rise to MSSNFTVIYDACVLYPAPLRDFLMRLALTDLYRARWTDMFHDEWTRNVLKQRPDLKAEDLERTRSLMNAHVRDSLVTGFEHLIPSVELPDADDRHVVAAAIHGGASLIVTFNLKDFPPDQLKRYNLAAQHPDDFIFDLLDLHAARVCEAAANHRRSLKNPPKTTDEYLDTLLKQGLTQTVSQLREWKVAI